The Streptococcus mitis genome has a segment encoding these proteins:
- the tnpA gene encoding IS200/IS605 family transposase: MAQKAHSLSHTKWHCKYHIVFTPKYRRKVIYNQYRSSLGEIFHRLCSYKGVEIIEGHLMPDHVHMLVSIPPRTSVLSFMGYLKGKSALMMFDKHANLKYKFGNRHFWAEGYYVSTVGLNEATIKKYIQEQEKHDIALDKLSVKEYEDPFRDSGK; this comes from the coding sequence ATGGCACAAAAGGCTCATAGTTTATCGCACACAAAGTGGCACTGTAAGTATCACATTGTGTTCACCCCTAAGTATAGAAGAAAAGTCATCTATAATCAATATCGAAGTAGTTTAGGCGAAATATTTCATCGCTTGTGTAGTTATAAAGGAGTTGAAATTATCGAGGGTCACTTAATGCCAGACCATGTACACATGTTAGTCAGTATTCCACCAAGGACAAGTGTTTTGAGTTTCATGGGTTATTTAAAAGGAAAAAGTGCACTCATGATGTTTGACAAACACGCCAATCTCAAGTACAAGTTTGGGAATCGGCATTTCTGGGCGGAAGGTTATTATGTGAGTACAGTAGGGCTTAATGAAGCTACAATTAAGAAATATATTCAAGAACAGGAAAAGCATGATATAGCACTAGATAAATTAAGTGTAAAAGAATATGAGGATCCCTTTAGGGATAGTGGTAAGTAA
- the rpmA gene encoding 50S ribosomal protein L27: MLKMTLNNLQLFAHKKGGGSTSNGRDSQAKRLGAKAADGQTVTGGSILYRQRGTHIYPGVNVGRGGDDTLFAKVEGVVRFERKGRDKKQVSVYPIAK, from the coding sequence ATGTTAAAAATGACTCTTAACAACTTGCAACTTTTCGCCCACAAAAAAGGTGGAGGTTCTACATCAAACGGACGTGATTCACAAGCGAAACGTCTTGGAGCTAAAGCAGCTGACGGACAAACTGTAACAGGTGGATCAATCCTTTACCGTCAACGTGGTACACACATCTATCCAGGTGTAAACGTTGGACGTGGTGGAGACGATACTTTGTTCGCTAAAGTTGAAGGCGTAGTACGCTTTGAACGTAAAGGACGCGATAAAAAACAAGTTTCTGTTTACCCAATCGCTAAATAA
- a CDS encoding ribosomal-processing cysteine protease Prp: protein MIQAVFERAEDGELRSAEITGHAESGEYGLDVVCASVSTLAINFINSIEKFAGYEPILELNEDEGGYLMVEIPKDLPSHQREMTQLFFESFFLGMANLSENSSEFVQTRVITEN from the coding sequence ATGATACAAGCAGTCTTTGAGAGAGCCGAAGATGGCGAGCTGAGGAGTGCGGAAATTACTGGACACGCCGAGAGTGGCGAATACGGCTTAGATGTCGTGTGTGCATCGGTTTCTACGCTTGCCATTAACTTTATCAATTCTATTGAGAAATTTGCAGGCTATGAACCAATCCTAGAATTAAACGAAGATGAAGGTGGCTATCTGATGGTTGAAATACCAAAAGATCTTCCTTCACACCAGAGAGAAATGACCCAGTTATTCTTTGAATCATTTTTCTTAGGTATGGCAAACTTATCGGAGAACTCTTCTGAGTTCGTCCAAACCAGAGTTATCACAGAAAACTAA
- the rplU gene encoding 50S ribosomal protein L21, whose protein sequence is MSTYAIIKTGGKQVKVEVGQAVYVEKLNVEAGQEVTFNEVVLVGGENTVVGTPLVAGATVVGTVEKQGKQKKVVTYKYKPKKGSHRKQGHRQPYTKVVINAINA, encoded by the coding sequence ATGAGCACATACGCAATTATCAAAACTGGCGGAAAACAAGTTAAAGTTGAAGTTGGTCAAGCAGTTTACGTTGAAAAATTGAACGTTGAAGCTGGTCAAGAAGTTACTTTTAACGAAGTTGTTCTTGTTGGTGGTGAAAACACTGTTGTCGGAACTCCACTTGTTGCTGGAGCTACTGTAGTTGGAACTGTTGAAAAACAAGGAAAACAAAAGAAAGTTGTTACTTACAAGTACAAACCTAAAAAAGGTAGCCACCGTAAACAAGGTCACCGTCAACCATATACAAAAGTTGTCATCAACGCAATCAACGCTTAA
- a CDS encoding YoaK family protein: protein MRLLPIRKISRQSKRLALFLTFCAGYVDAYTFIVRGNTLVAGQTGNVVFLSVELIQNNVSDVRDKVLTLLAFMMGVFLLTVYKEKLRIVKKPILSLIPLAILSIIIGFVPQTVDNIYLVPPLAFCMGLVTTTFGEVSGIAYNNAFMTGNIKRTMLAFGDYFRTKHTPFLREGIIFVSLLSSFVLGVVFSAYLTIFYHEKTILGVPIMMSIFYLSMLFASWQKKVKEKASF from the coding sequence ATGAGGTTATTACCTATAAGAAAAATATCACGTCAGTCTAAGAGGCTAGCGCTTTTTTTGACTTTTTGTGCTGGTTATGTAGACGCCTATACTTTTATTGTGCGAGGGAACACTCTTGTAGCTGGACAAACTGGGAATGTTGTCTTTCTTTCAGTAGAATTAATTCAAAATAATGTTTCAGATGTTAGGGACAAGGTTCTCACATTGCTAGCTTTTATGATGGGGGTCTTTTTATTAACTGTTTATAAGGAAAAATTGAGAATTGTGAAAAAGCCAATTCTGTCACTGATTCCTTTGGCAATCTTATCAATCATTATTGGTTTTGTACCGCAAACTGTAGATAATATCTATCTAGTACCGCCCTTAGCCTTTTGTATGGGATTGGTGACAACCACTTTTGGAGAAGTGTCGGGTATTGCCTATAATAACGCTTTTATGACAGGGAATATCAAACGGACCATGCTGGCTTTTGGAGATTATTTTCGGACCAAGCACACTCCTTTTTTACGTGAAGGGATTATCTTTGTTAGCCTGCTTAGTAGTTTTGTCCTTGGCGTTGTCTTTTCAGCTTATTTGACGATTTTCTATCATGAAAAGACCATTCTTGGTGTTCCTATTATGATGAGTATTTTTTACCTCAGCATGCTTTTTGCCTCTTGGCAGAAAAAAGTAAAAGAAAAAGCTTCATTTTAG
- a CDS encoding Gfo/Idh/MocA family protein, translating into MLKLGVIGTGAISHHFIEAAHTSGKYQLVAVYSRKLETAATFASRYQDIQLFDQVEDFFKNSFDVVYIASPNSLHFAQAKAALSAGKHVILEKPAVTQPQEWLDLIQTAEKNHCFIFEAARNYHEEAFTTIKNFLADKQILGADFNYAKYSSKMPNLLAGETPNVFSDRFAGGALMDLGIYPLYAAVRLFGKAKDATYQGQQLDNSIDLNGDGILLYPDFQVHIKVGKNITSNLPCEIHTTDGTLTLNTIEHVSSAIFTDHQGNQIQLPIQQAPHTMTEEVAAFAHMIQQPDLNLYQTWLEDASSVHELLYTMRQTAGIRFEAEK; encoded by the coding sequence ATGCTTAAATTAGGTGTCATCGGAACAGGGGCTATCAGCCACCACTTCATAGAAGCAGCCCATACCAGTGGAAAATACCAGCTGGTCGCAGTCTACTCTAGAAAACTAGAAACTGCAGCAACCTTTGCTTCTCGCTATCAGGATATCCAACTCTTTGATCAAGTAGAAGACTTCTTCAAGAACTCCTTTGATGTGGTCTATATTGCCAGTCCAAACTCCTTGCATTTTGCTCAGGCAAAAGCTGCCTTGTCTGCTGGTAAACACGTCATTCTTGAAAAGCCAGCTGTCACTCAGCCACAAGAATGGCTGGATTTGATTCAAACAGCTGAGAAAAATCACTGTTTTATCTTCGAAGCAGCTCGTAATTACCACGAAGAAGCTTTTACTACTATCAAAAATTTTTTAGCAGACAAGCAAATTTTAGGGGCAGATTTCAACTATGCCAAGTATTCTTCCAAAATGCCTAACTTGTTGGCTGGGGAGACACCAAATGTCTTTTCAGATCGTTTTGCTGGTGGAGCGCTTATGGATTTGGGGATTTATCCTCTCTACGCTGCCGTTCGTCTCTTTGGAAAAGCTAAGGATGCAACCTATCAGGGGCAACAGCTTGACAATAGCATTGACCTAAATGGTGACGGAATCCTCCTCTACCCAGACTTTCAAGTTCACATCAAGGTTGGGAAAAACATCACTTCCAATCTTCCTTGTGAAATTCACACAACAGATGGAACCTTGACTCTCAACACGATCGAACATGTCAGCTCGGCTATTTTTACCGACCACCAAGGCAATCAAATCCAACTCCCTATCCAACAGGCTCCTCATACGATGACTGAGGAAGTCGCTGCATTTGCACACATGATCCAGCAACCAGATCTGAATCTCTACCAAACTTGGCTGGAAGATGCAAGTTCAGTTCATGAGCTACTATATACTATGCGCCAGACTGCTGGCATTAGATTTGAGGCAGAAAAATGA
- a CDS encoding DEAD/DEAH box helicase produces MKTKLPTEWQELSDQLGFQEFTPIQTQLFEPLLAGENLLGVSPTGTGKTLAYLLPSLLRLQKKKAQQLLILAPNTELAGQIFDVCKTWAEAIGLTAQLFLSGSSQKRQIERLKKGPEILIGTPGRIFELIKLKKIKMMNVETIILDEFDQLLDDSQIHFVEKITHYAPRDHQLVYMSATTKFDQEKIVPNTRTIDLSDQKLDNIQHFYMQVDQRHRVDMLRKLAHVEDFRGLVFFNSLSDLGSAEEKLQYRDILAVSLASDVNVKFRKVILEKFKDKQLTLLLATDLLARGIDIDSLECVVNFDVPRDSETYTHRAGRTGRMGKEGYVITLVTHPEELKKLKKFASVREIVLKNQELYIK; encoded by the coding sequence ATGAAAACCAAACTACCGACTGAATGGCAAGAACTGAGTGACCAACTCGGTTTCCAAGAATTCACTCCCATTCAAACCCAACTATTTGAGCCCCTTCTTGCTGGAGAAAACCTCCTAGGAGTGAGCCCAACAGGAACTGGTAAGACCCTAGCTTACCTCCTACCAAGCCTTCTCAGACTACAAAAGAAAAAAGCGCAGCAACTCTTGATTCTAGCACCAAATACAGAACTAGCTGGACAGATTTTTGACGTATGTAAAACGTGGGCTGAAGCTATCGGCTTGACTGCTCAGCTCTTCCTATCAGGCTCAAGTCAGAAACGCCAGATTGAACGCCTAAAAAAAGGACCAGAAATTCTGATTGGAACTCCTGGCCGTATCTTTGAACTAATTAAATTGAAGAAAATCAAGATGATGAATGTGGAAACCATCATCCTGGATGAATTCGACCAATTGCTAGATGATTCTCAGATTCACTTTGTCGAGAAAATCACTCACTACGCACCTCGTGACCACCAACTCGTCTACATGAGTGCGACGACCAAGTTTGACCAAGAAAAGATTGTGCCTAACACACGTACCATTGATCTTTCTGACCAAAAATTGGACAACATCCAGCACTTCTACATGCAGGTAGATCAACGTCACCGAGTGGATATGCTACGAAAACTGGCTCATGTAGAGGATTTCCGTGGTCTGGTCTTCTTTAACAGCCTATCAGACCTTGGAAGCGCAGAGGAAAAATTACAGTATCGGGATATCTTGGCTGTTTCTCTAGCTAGTGATGTCAATGTCAAATTTAGAAAAGTCATCTTAGAAAAGTTTAAAGACAAGCAACTAACCCTGCTTCTTGCAACAGACCTTCTGGCTCGTGGGATTGATATCGATAGTCTAGAGTGTGTCGTAAACTTTGATGTTCCTAGAGATAGCGAGACCTACACTCACCGCGCTGGCCGTACTGGTCGTATGGGCAAGGAAGGTTATGTTATTACTCTCGTCACTCATCCAGAAGAACTCAAAAAACTCAAGAAGTTTGCAAGTGTCCGTGAAATTGTCCTAAAAAATCAAGAACTCTATATTAAATAA
- a CDS encoding DUF1934 domain-containing protein translates to MKIRMRNTIQFDEQLEVIDQLYDVEVHEKGDYSYLLFYNEEKEKVVIKFHGQELVMSRFSNPKTIMRFLKDSDSFAYIPTPMGMQEFIIQTSHYQVDGQKIELDYQLQNQEGQPFASYQLEITWG, encoded by the coding sequence GTGAAGATTCGGATGCGAAATACGATTCAGTTTGATGAGCAGTTGGAAGTGATTGACCAGCTTTATGACGTGGAAGTGCATGAAAAAGGAGATTATAGCTACCTGCTTTTCTATAATGAGGAAAAGGAAAAAGTGGTTATTAAATTTCATGGTCAAGAACTGGTGATGAGCCGTTTTTCCAATCCCAAGACCATTATGCGCTTTTTAAAGGATAGTGATAGTTTTGCCTATATCCCTACACCTATGGGCATGCAGGAGTTTATCATCCAAACGAGCCATTATCAAGTTGATGGGCAAAAGATTGAACTAGATTATCAACTACAAAATCAAGAGGGACAACCTTTTGCCAGCTATCAATTAGAAATTACTTGGGGATAA
- a CDS encoding HD domain-containing protein — MNEKVFRDPVHNYIHVNNQIIYNLINTKEFQRLRRIKQLGTSSYTFHGGEHSRFSHCLGVYEIARRITEIFEEKYTEEWNPAESLLTMTAALLHDLGHGAYSHTFEHLFDTDHEAITQEIIQSPETEIHQVLLQVAPDFPEKVASVIDHTYPNKQVVQLISSQIDADRMDYLLRDSYFTGASYGEFDLTRILRVIRPVENGIAFQRNGMHAIEDYVLSRYQMYMQVYFHPATRAMEVLLQNLLKRAKELYPEDKDFFARTSPHLLPFFEKNVTLSDYLALDDGVMNTYFQLWMTSPDKILADLSQRFVNRKVFKSITFSQEDQDQLASMRKLVEDIGFDPDYYTAIHKNFDLPYDIYRPESENPRTQIEILQKNGELAELSSLSPIVQSLAGSRHGDNRFYFPKEMLDQNSIFASITQQFLHLIENDHFTPNKN, encoded by the coding sequence ATGAACGAAAAAGTATTCCGTGACCCAGTTCACAACTACATCCATGTCAATAATCAAATCATCTATAACTTGATTAATACAAAAGAATTTCAGCGTTTGCGTCGTATCAAACAACTGGGAACGTCCAGTTATACCTTCCACGGTGGAGAACACAGTCGCTTCTCCCACTGTCTAGGAGTCTATGAAATTGCACGACGCATCACAGAGATTTTTGAAGAAAAATATACTGAGGAATGGAATCCTGCCGAATCCCTCCTCACCATGACCGCTGCGCTCCTTCATGACCTTGGTCATGGTGCCTATTCCCATACTTTTGAACATCTCTTTGATACAGATCATGAGGCCATTACTCAGGAGATTATCCAAAGTCCTGAAACGGAGATTCACCAAGTCCTACTACAAGTTGCGCCAGATTTTCCAGAAAAGGTAGCCAGTGTTATTGATCATACCTATCCTAACAAGCAGGTCGTTCAACTCATTTCTAGTCAGATTGATGCAGACCGCATGGACTATCTCTTGCGCGACTCCTATTTTACAGGAGCTTCTTATGGGGAATTTGACCTGACTCGGATTCTTCGAGTCATTCGTCCTGTCGAAAATGGTATCGCCTTTCAGCGCAATGGCATGCACGCCATCGAAGACTATGTCCTCAGTCGCTACCAGATGTATATGCAGGTCTATTTCCACCCAGCAACTCGGGCTATGGAAGTTCTCCTACAGAATCTTCTCAAGCGGGCTAAGGAACTTTATCCAGAAGACAAGGACTTCTTTGCCCGAACTTCTCCACATCTCCTGCCATTCTTTGAAAAAAATGTGACCTTGTCTGATTATCTGGCTCTGGATGATGGTGTGATGAATACCTACTTCCAACTCTGGATGACCAGTCCTGACAAGATTTTAGCAGACTTATCACAGCGCTTTGTCAACCGCAAGGTCTTTAAATCCATTACCTTTTCACAAGAGGATCAAGACCAACTCGCCAGCATGAGAAAATTAGTTGAGGATATCGGCTTTGATCCGGACTACTACACTGCTATTCATAAGAACTTCGACCTCCCTTATGATATCTATCGTCCCGAATCTGAAAATCCACGAACACAGATTGAGATTTTACAAAAAAATGGAGAACTAGCCGAACTCTCTAGCCTGTCTCCTATCGTCCAATCTCTTGCTGGCAGTCGACACGGAGATAATCGCTTTTATTTTCCAAAAGAAATGTTGGACCAAAACAGCATCTTCGCAAGCATTACCCAGCAATTTTTACACTTGATTGAGAACGATCATTTTACCCCAAATAAAAACTAG
- the yidA gene encoding sugar-phosphatase: protein MSIKLIAVDIDGTLVNSQKEITPEVFSAIQDAKEAGVKVVIATGRPIAGVAKLLDDLQLRDEGDYVVTFNGALVQETATGHEIISESLTYEDYLDMEFLSRKLGVHMHAITKDGIYTANRNIGKYTVHESTLVSMPIFYRTPEEMADKEIVKCMFIDEPEILDTAIEKIPAEFYERYSINKSAPFYLELLKKNVDKGSAITHLAEKLGLTKDETMAIGDEENDRAMLEVVGNPVVMENGNPEIKKIAKYITKTNDESGVAHAIRTWVL from the coding sequence ATGAGTATTAAACTAATTGCCGTCGATATTGACGGAACCCTAGTCAACAGCCAAAAGGAAATCACTCCTGAAGTCTTTTCTGCCATCCAAGATGCCAAAGAAGCTGGTGTCAAAGTCGTGATTGCAACTGGCCGCCCTATCGCAGGTGTTGCCAAACTTCTCGACGACTTGCAGTTGAGAGACGAGGGTGACTATGTTGTGACTTTCAATGGTGCCCTTGTCCAAGAAACCGCTACAGGACATGAGATTATCAGCGAATCCTTGACTTATGAGGACTATCTGGATATGGAATTTCTCAGTCGTAAGCTTGGTGTTCACATGCACGCCATTACCAAGGACGGTATCTACACTGCCAATCGCAATATCGGAAAATACACAGTGCACGAATCAACCCTCGTCAGCATGCCTATCTTCTACCGCACCCCTGAAGAAATGGCCGATAAAGAAATCGTCAAGTGTATGTTCATCGATGAACCAGAAATCCTCGATACTGCTATCGAAAAGATACCAGCCGAATTTTACGAGCGCTACTCTATCAACAAATCTGCTCCTTTCTACCTCGAACTCCTTAAAAAGAATGTGGACAAAGGTTCAGCCATCACTCACCTAGCTGAAAAACTCGGATTGACCAAAGATGAAACCATGGCTATCGGTGACGAAGAAAACGACCGTGCCATGCTGGAAGTCGTTGGCAACCCTGTAGTCATGGAAAACGGAAATCCAGAAATCAAAAAAATCGCCAAATACATCACCAAAACAAATGACGAATCTGGCGTTGCCCATGCCATCCGTACATGGGTACTGTAA
- the csn2-St gene encoding CRISPR-associated protein Csn2-St yields the protein MKMNISHPYKDNISLSFGQFTQIVGQDQQLKYYIWQILLWYFGGKKYSEEDLVLFEQNEPKILIDDTMVSRSEFSVIQISNINDLIEQMEYKKGTVAYDYIKKKINSIEIMEQIENINDNLDRISLLLNQKLNLQIDDIIYHTEAKYFNTNQLIQKNFLPYFGKNDKNISFEFVDNKTKFLLFLSMLEVMATNSSEKFLLVLRNLDDFLSYNDFVECCEKMEFLTNHSNSLYIVLFPSNEGYLHVTKEVIEEINIVSDHADHFYSLEFMYERFSNQYPINQIPNEKEFLISLRKIGPYLFSSEILHMSLSIEDQVALKILNKLYQYEMKTKFHIESINPMLLKYLKEWY from the coding sequence ATGAAAATGAACATTAGTCATCCGTATAAGGATAATATTTCATTAAGTTTTGGTCAATTTACTCAAATTGTAGGTCAAGATCAGCAATTAAAATACTATATTTGGCAGATACTATTGTGGTATTTTGGAGGAAAAAAATATAGTGAGGAAGATTTAGTTTTATTTGAACAAAATGAGCCTAAAATACTAATAGATGATACAATGGTTTCCCGGTCAGAATTTAGTGTCATTCAAATATCCAATATCAATGATTTGATTGAACAAATGGAATATAAAAAAGGAACAGTAGCCTATGATTATATAAAGAAAAAGATTAATTCTATAGAGATAATGGAGCAAATTGAAAATATCAATGACAATCTAGATAGGATTTCACTTTTATTGAATCAGAAGTTGAATCTTCAAATAGATGATATTATCTATCATACTGAAGCAAAATATTTTAATACGAATCAATTAATTCAAAAAAATTTTTTACCATACTTTGGAAAAAATGATAAAAATATATCCTTTGAATTTGTAGACAATAAGACAAAGTTTTTATTATTTCTTTCCATGTTAGAAGTCATGGCGACGAACAGTTCTGAAAAGTTTTTACTTGTCTTACGAAATTTGGATGATTTTTTATCCTATAATGATTTTGTTGAATGTTGCGAGAAAATGGAGTTTCTTACTAATCATAGTAACTCATTATATATTGTGTTGTTTCCTTCAAATGAAGGTTATCTTCACGTAACTAAAGAAGTAATCGAGGAGATTAATATCGTTTCTGATCATGCCGATCATTTTTATTCTTTAGAATTTATGTATGAACGATTTAGTAATCAATATCCAATAAATCAAATACCTAATGAGAAAGAATTTTTAATCTCTTTGAGAAAGATTGGACCGTATTTATTTAGTTCAGAAATTCTCCATATGAGTTTATCTATAGAGGATCAAGTAGCATTAAAGATTTTAAACAAATTATATCAGTATGAAATGAAAACAAAATTTCATATTGAATCAATCAATCCAATGTTATTGAAATATTTGAAAGAATGGTATTGA
- the cas2 gene encoding CRISPR-associated endonuclease Cas2, whose product MRYEALRLLCFFDLPMETNQEKRVYRNFRKDLIANGFEMLQFSVYYRTCPNRSFASKFYKKLSQSNLPSGNVRLLAVTEKQFSEMVLIIGGKTKQEEVVSDNKLVVI is encoded by the coding sequence ATGAGGTATGAAGCATTGAGATTATTGTGTTTTTTTGATCTACCAATGGAAACAAATCAAGAAAAAAGAGTCTATCGTAATTTTCGGAAAGATTTAATTGCAAATGGTTTTGAAATGTTACAGTTTTCTGTTTATTATAGAACCTGTCCGAACCGAAGTTTTGCTAGTAAATTCTATAAAAAATTAAGTCAGAGTAATCTGCCAAGTGGGAATGTCCGTTTGCTAGCAGTGACTGAGAAACAATTTTCTGAAATGGTTTTAATAATTGGTGGAAAAACAAAGCAAGAAGAAGTAGTCAGCGATAATAAGTTGGTAGTTATATGA
- the cas1 gene encoding type II CRISPR-associated endonuclease Cas1 — translation MTWRIVHVCQSEKMQLKLDNLLIKKMGQDYVIPLSDISIIVAEGGDTVVTLRLLSALSKYNIALIVCDNEHLPTGIYHSQNGHFRAYKKLQEQLLWTQEQKDKLWQIVTYFKINNQQDVLAMFEKNIDCIQLLAEYKEHIEFGDKTNREGHAAKVYFNELFGKKFVRLTQQETDVINAGLNYGYAIMRAQMARIISGYGLNPLIGIFHKNEYNQFNLVDDLMEPFRQIIDVWVYQNLRDEEYLKYEFRLALTDTLNAKIRYGKETCSVTVAMDKYVKGFLKCISDKDTSKFYCPMVSSVEWS, via the coding sequence ATGACTTGGAGAATTGTGCATGTCTGTCAGAGTGAAAAAATGCAATTGAAGTTAGATAATCTTCTGATTAAGAAAATGGGTCAAGACTATGTTATCCCACTGAGTGATATTTCGATAATTGTAGCAGAAGGAGGGGATACTGTTGTAACTTTAAGGTTATTAAGTGCTTTAAGTAAGTATAATATTGCCTTAATTGTCTGCGATAATGAGCACTTGCCTACAGGAATTTACCATTCTCAAAATGGCCATTTTAGAGCCTATAAAAAATTACAGGAGCAATTATTGTGGACGCAGGAGCAAAAAGATAAATTATGGCAGATAGTTACTTATTTTAAAATAAACAATCAGCAAGATGTTCTTGCAATGTTTGAGAAGAATATTGATTGTATACAATTATTAGCGGAGTATAAAGAGCATATTGAGTTTGGAGATAAAACCAATCGTGAAGGCCATGCTGCAAAAGTTTATTTCAATGAATTATTTGGAAAGAAATTCGTACGTCTTACACAACAGGAAACGGATGTTATCAATGCTGGTCTAAATTATGGTTATGCAATCATGAGAGCTCAGATGGCACGTATTATTTCTGGGTATGGGTTAAATCCCTTAATAGGAATTTTTCATAAGAATGAATATAATCAATTTAACTTGGTTGATGACCTAATGGAACCTTTTCGGCAGATTATCGATGTCTGGGTCTATCAAAATTTACGAGATGAAGAGTATTTAAAATATGAATTTCGTCTTGCATTGACGGATACACTAAATGCGAAGATTCGTTACGGTAAAGAAACGTGTTCTGTAACGGTAGCAATGGATAAATATGTCAAAGGTTTTCTAAAATGTATCTCTGATAAGGATACTAGTAAATTTTACTGTCCAATGGTGTCGAGTGTAGAATGGAGCTAA